One window from the genome of Epinephelus moara isolate mb chromosome 21, YSFRI_EMoa_1.0, whole genome shotgun sequence encodes:
- the LOC126408902 gene encoding mitochondrial fission factor homolog A-like isoform X2 codes for MSGPTFTSPSAEVAEMNRIHYDLEYTEGISQRMRIPETLKVASGNQMGSLPLQQPLPIHATLMHVPERIIVAGDDGDAQFARPRDLDLIQSVPPVDLLNMKAPPRVLTLSEQPLDSLETEQTTTSQSNPSQGHFHGRSRRERSASENISGRHSSQIVRGDVSVTPSPSAPPVRLCPPLCSPEDANINLFTAAGFLSYIQSTTRRAYQQVLDVLDESHRRTHLDLALEINPDESGLVDASSLRRQIVKLNRRLQLLEEENKERSKREVILYSATVAFWLINTWIWFRR; via the exons ATGAGTGGGCCAACTTTCACCTCCCCCTCTGCAGAGGTGGCTGAGATGAACCGCATCCATTATGACTTGGAGTACACAGAGGGCATCAGCCAGCGCATGCGGATCCCAGAGACCCTTAAGGTGGCTTCAGGAAACCAAATGGGATCTCTGCCACTTCAGCAACCCCTGCCCATTCACGCAACTCTGATGCATGTGCCGGAGAGGATTATTGTAGCAG GTGATGATGGAGACGCTCAATTTGCTCGTCCCCGAGACTTGGACCTGATTCAGTCTGTCCCTCCCGTGGACCTCCTGAACATGAAGGCCCCACCGCGTGTCCTCACACTCTCAGAACAGCCACTGGATTCCCTTGAAACTGAACAGACTACCACATCACAGAGCAATCCCAGCCAG GGCCACTTTCACGGTCGGTCTCGAAGAGAACGCAGTGCGAGTGAGAACATATCTGGCCGCCACAGCAGTCAGATTGTCAGAGGTGATGTAAG TGTAACCCCTTCCCCTTCTGCCCCCCCAGTCCGGTTGTGCCCACCCCTCTGTTCCCCTGAGGATGCGAACATCAACCTGTTTACAGCTGCGGGGTTCCTCTCTTATATTCAGTCGACAACACGGCGGGCATACCAGCAGGTCCTCGATGTGCTGGACGAAAGCCACCGCAG GACACACCTGGACCTGGCCCTGGAAATAAACCCTGATGAGTCTGGCTTGGTGGACGCTTCATCACTACGACGACAG ATTGTGAAGCTGAACCGGCGCctgcagctgctggaggaggaaaacaaagaaCGTTCCAAGCGAGAGGTGATCCTGTACTCTGCTACGGTGGCATTCTGGCTTATTAACACCTGGATCTGGTTCCGTCGCTAA
- the LOC126408902 gene encoding mitochondrial fission factor homolog A-like isoform X1, which yields MSGPTFTSPSAEVAEMNRIHYDLEYTEGISQRMRIPETLKVASGNQMGSLPLQQPLPIHATLMHVPERIIVAGDDGDAQFARPRDLDLIQSVPPVDLLNMKAPPRVLTLSEQPLDSLETEQTTTSQSNPSQVGHFHGRSRRERSASENISGRHSSQIVRGDVSVTPSPSAPPVRLCPPLCSPEDANINLFTAAGFLSYIQSTTRRAYQQVLDVLDESHRRTHLDLALEINPDESGLVDASSLRRQIVKLNRRLQLLEEENKERSKREVILYSATVAFWLINTWIWFRR from the exons ATGAGTGGGCCAACTTTCACCTCCCCCTCTGCAGAGGTGGCTGAGATGAACCGCATCCATTATGACTTGGAGTACACAGAGGGCATCAGCCAGCGCATGCGGATCCCAGAGACCCTTAAGGTGGCTTCAGGAAACCAAATGGGATCTCTGCCACTTCAGCAACCCCTGCCCATTCACGCAACTCTGATGCATGTGCCGGAGAGGATTATTGTAGCAG GTGATGATGGAGACGCTCAATTTGCTCGTCCCCGAGACTTGGACCTGATTCAGTCTGTCCCTCCCGTGGACCTCCTGAACATGAAGGCCCCACCGCGTGTCCTCACACTCTCAGAACAGCCACTGGATTCCCTTGAAACTGAACAGACTACCACATCACAGAGCAATCCCAGCCAGGTG GGCCACTTTCACGGTCGGTCTCGAAGAGAACGCAGTGCGAGTGAGAACATATCTGGCCGCCACAGCAGTCAGATTGTCAGAGGTGATGTAAG TGTAACCCCTTCCCCTTCTGCCCCCCCAGTCCGGTTGTGCCCACCCCTCTGTTCCCCTGAGGATGCGAACATCAACCTGTTTACAGCTGCGGGGTTCCTCTCTTATATTCAGTCGACAACACGGCGGGCATACCAGCAGGTCCTCGATGTGCTGGACGAAAGCCACCGCAG GACACACCTGGACCTGGCCCTGGAAATAAACCCTGATGAGTCTGGCTTGGTGGACGCTTCATCACTACGACGACAG ATTGTGAAGCTGAACCGGCGCctgcagctgctggaggaggaaaacaaagaaCGTTCCAAGCGAGAGGTGATCCTGTACTCTGCTACGGTGGCATTCTGGCTTATTAACACCTGGATCTGGTTCCGTCGCTAA
- the zgc:110269 gene encoding probable flap endonuclease 1 homolog yields MGITKLADLIRLHAPGAIFHKDISDYTGKVIALDTSIVVNQFRAATPSLSPLTGLFFRTLTFLEHDIKPVFVFDGKPPGEKTAVLEKRAEAAGWKSHNRTGTASSQTKDCLQLLKLLGVPVIQAPGDAEAMCAQLLREGIVDAVASEDMDTLPFGASILIRQLNAKKDSEVIEYSLPKLLERLQISHKEFVDLCILLGCDYCDKIAGLGPKRALTLIQKHRTIENVVLHVNRETHPVPHFWKYKEARTIFLDAPQTVAPELTWTEPDEEALVGFFCRATYVKEDRIRRRMEKFRQMREGKREEREKERAAGRSRQTRMEDFFRVTRKREQPVEVADPLSSNRKRPKSK; encoded by the exons ATGGGGATCACCAAACTGGCAGATCTGATCCGACTCCATGCTCCTGGTGCTATATTTCATAAGGACATCAGTGACTACACAG GAAAAGTGATCGCACTGGATACCTCTATTGTTGTGAACCAGTTCCGTGCAGCGACGCCTTCACTAAG CCCCCTGACAGGTCTCTTCTTCCGCACGCTCACCTTCCTGGAACATGACATTAagcctgtctttgtgtttgacGGGAAGCCTCCTGGGGAAAAGACAGCTGTT CTTGAGAAGCGAGCTGAGGCAGCTGGTTGGAAGTCTCACAACCGCACAGGCACAG CATCATCCCAGACCAAAGATTGTCTCCAGCTCCTGAAGCTTCTGGGTGTACCTGTCATCCAG GCTCCAGGGGATGCTGAGGCAATGTGTGCCCAGCTGCTGAGAGAGGGGATTGTGGACGCCGTGGCATCAGAGGACATGGACACACTGCCGTTTGGAGCCAGTATTCTCATTCGCCAGCTGAACGCCAAGAAGGACAG TGAAGTCATTGAATATTCTTTACCCAAGCTGCTAGAGAGACTCCAAATTAGTCACAAGGAG TTTGTCGACCTGTGTATTTTGCTGGGCTGTGACTACTGTGACAAGATAGCAGGTTTGGGTCCTAAGAGAGCTCTGACACTGATCCAGAAGCATCGCACTATTGAGAACGTGGTTCTGCATGTCAACAGAGAG ACCCACCCTGTGCCACATTTCTGGAAGTACAAAGAAGCACGGACGATATTCTTGGACGCACCGCAGACAGTAGCTCCTGAACTCACCTGGACTGAGCCAGATGAGGAAGCCCTGGTCGGGTTCTTCTGTCGCGCCACATACGTTAA GGAGGACAGAATCCGTCGTCGGATGGAGAAGTTCCGTCAGATGAGGGAAGGTAAACgggaggagagggaaaaggagagagcagcaggaCGCAGCAGGCAGACTCGCATGGAGGACTTCTTTAGAGTTACTAGGAAGAGGGAGCAG CCCGTGGAAGTTGCAGACCCTTTAAGCAGCAACAGGAAGAGACCAAAGTCAAAATAA
- the agfg1b gene encoding arf-GAP domain and FG repeat-containing protein 1b isoform X3 → MATSAKRKQEETHLKMLREMTSLPANRKCFDCDQRGPTYVNMTVGSFVCTTCSGILRGLNPPHRVKSISMTTFTHQEIEFLQKHSNEVCKHIWLGLYDDRTLVVPDFREPQKVKEFLQEKYEKKRWYVPPDQARAVASVQASVSGSSASSTGSTPEVQPLKTLQLNKTPLRQSPALGRSQAHSAAQEKKFDLLSDLGGDIFAAPPTQTSSSTNFANFAHFPSQSAPQGNSDTNFANFEAFGNTAIPSHLSTSPPSQSFSSGGGVPIPSMSSAVPAQSQPGSSREDRYAALAELDNELSSSATTASNVPGNLFGPVLGSSPAQNQPVLPSMQPGFGAVPSTNPFVAAAVAPEMATNPFQTNGRAPAAGPAFPVYGQNKPSMTPFGQPMAGPGMSNNPFMAGAPAGSFPSGGSTNPFL, encoded by the exons ATGGCGACGAGTGCGAAGCGAAAGCAGGAGGAGACTCATCTGAAGATGCTCCGGGAAATGACTAGCCTGCCCGCGAATAGGAAATGCTTCGACTGCGACCAGCGCGGCCCGACCTATGTCAACATGACAGTGGGCTCCTTCGTCTGCACCACCTGCTCCGGCATCTT GCGAGGACTGAACCCCCCACACAGAGTGAAGTCCATCTCTATGACCACATTCACACATCAGGAAATTGAGTTCCTacagaaacacagcaacgaG GTCTGTAAACACATCTGGTTGGGCCTCTATGACGACAGGACATTAGTTGTTCCAGATTTCCGAGAACCACAGAAAGTAAAAGAGTTCCTTCAGGAAAAATACGAAAAGAAAAGATG GTATGTTCCTCCAGACCAGGCAAGGGCAGTAGCAAGTGTCCAGGCCTCTGTTTCTGGCTCCTCGGCCAGCAGCACCGGTAGTACCCCAGAAGTCCAACCCCTCAAGACACTGCAGCTCAACAAGACCCCACTCCGCCAG TCTCCAGCGCTTGGTCGTTCCCAGGCTCACAGCGCTGCTCAGGAGAAGAAGTTTGACTTGCTCTCTGACCTGGGAGGAGACATTTTTGCtgctccacccactcaaacTTCCAGCTCCACCAACTTTGCCAACTTTGCACATTTTCCCAGCCAGTCGG CACCTCAGGGTAATTCAGATACCAACTTTGCCAACTTTGAGGCATTTGGAAACACTGCAATTCCATCCCATCTGAGCACGTCACCCCCCTCACAGTCCTTTTCATCAG GGGGAGGTGTGCCAATTCCGTCAATGTCTAGTGCCGTCCCCGCCCAGTCCCAGCCagggagcagcagagaggatcGCTATGCTGCTCTGGCTGAGTTGGACAACGAGCTCAGCTCCTCTGCCACCACGGCCAGCAATGTGCCAGg GAACTTATTTGGACCTGTGCTTGGTTCATCGCCAGCCCAGAATCAGCCTGTGTTACCCAGCATGCAGCCTGGCTTTGGAG CCGTCCCATCTACAAATCCCTTCGTTGCTGCAGCCGTTGCCCCGGAGATGGCCACCAACCCTTTCCAGACCAATGGTAGAGCTCcagctgcag GCCCTGCTTTCCCAGTCTACGGTCAGAACAAGCCCTCCATGACGCCCTTTGGGCAGCCCATGGCTGGCCCTGGCATGTCCAATAACCCATTCATG GCGGGAGCTCCGGCCGGGTCATTCCCTTCAGGCGGTTCAACCAACCCTTTCCTGTAG
- the agfg1b gene encoding arf-GAP domain and FG repeat-containing protein 1b isoform X1, translating into MATSAKRKQEETHLKMLREMTSLPANRKCFDCDQRGPTYVNMTVGSFVCTTCSGILRGLNPPHRVKSISMTTFTHQEIEFLQKHSNEVCKHIWLGLYDDRTLVVPDFREPQKVKEFLQEKYEKKRWYVPPDQARAVASVQASVSGSSASSTGSTPEVQPLKTLQLNKTPLRQSPALGRSQAHSAAQEKKFDLLSDLGGDIFAAPPTQTSSSTNFANFAHFPSQSAPQGNSDTNFANFEAFGNTAIPSHLSTSPPSQSFSSGGGVPIPSMSSAVPAQSQPGSSREDRYAALAELDNELSSSATTASNVPGNLFGPVLGSSPAQNQPVLPSMQPGFGAVPSTNPFVAAAVAPEMATNPFQTNGRAPAAASFGTGSMSMPAGFGNASSYCLPTSFSGNFQQQFPGQAPIPYSQPGAYHPQSNGPAFPVYGQNKPSMTPFGQPMAGPGMSNNPFMAGAPAGSFPSGGSTNPFL; encoded by the exons ATGGCGACGAGTGCGAAGCGAAAGCAGGAGGAGACTCATCTGAAGATGCTCCGGGAAATGACTAGCCTGCCCGCGAATAGGAAATGCTTCGACTGCGACCAGCGCGGCCCGACCTATGTCAACATGACAGTGGGCTCCTTCGTCTGCACCACCTGCTCCGGCATCTT GCGAGGACTGAACCCCCCACACAGAGTGAAGTCCATCTCTATGACCACATTCACACATCAGGAAATTGAGTTCCTacagaaacacagcaacgaG GTCTGTAAACACATCTGGTTGGGCCTCTATGACGACAGGACATTAGTTGTTCCAGATTTCCGAGAACCACAGAAAGTAAAAGAGTTCCTTCAGGAAAAATACGAAAAGAAAAGATG GTATGTTCCTCCAGACCAGGCAAGGGCAGTAGCAAGTGTCCAGGCCTCTGTTTCTGGCTCCTCGGCCAGCAGCACCGGTAGTACCCCAGAAGTCCAACCCCTCAAGACACTGCAGCTCAACAAGACCCCACTCCGCCAG TCTCCAGCGCTTGGTCGTTCCCAGGCTCACAGCGCTGCTCAGGAGAAGAAGTTTGACTTGCTCTCTGACCTGGGAGGAGACATTTTTGCtgctccacccactcaaacTTCCAGCTCCACCAACTTTGCCAACTTTGCACATTTTCCCAGCCAGTCGG CACCTCAGGGTAATTCAGATACCAACTTTGCCAACTTTGAGGCATTTGGAAACACTGCAATTCCATCCCATCTGAGCACGTCACCCCCCTCACAGTCCTTTTCATCAG GGGGAGGTGTGCCAATTCCGTCAATGTCTAGTGCCGTCCCCGCCCAGTCCCAGCCagggagcagcagagaggatcGCTATGCTGCTCTGGCTGAGTTGGACAACGAGCTCAGCTCCTCTGCCACCACGGCCAGCAATGTGCCAGg GAACTTATTTGGACCTGTGCTTGGTTCATCGCCAGCCCAGAATCAGCCTGTGTTACCCAGCATGCAGCCTGGCTTTGGAG CCGTCCCATCTACAAATCCCTTCGTTGCTGCAGCCGTTGCCCCGGAGATGGCCACCAACCCTTTCCAGACCAATGGTAGAGCTCcagctgcag CGTCTTTTGGCACTGGCTCTATGAGCATGCCCGCCGGCTTTGGGAATGCGTCTTCCTACTGCCTCCCGACCAGTTTCAGCGGAAACTTCCAGCAGCAATTCCCTGGCCAGGCTCCCATCCCTTACTCTCAACCTGGGGCCTACCACCCTCAGTCTAATG GCCCTGCTTTCCCAGTCTACGGTCAGAACAAGCCCTCCATGACGCCCTTTGGGCAGCCCATGGCTGGCCCTGGCATGTCCAATAACCCATTCATG GCGGGAGCTCCGGCCGGGTCATTCCCTTCAGGCGGTTCAACCAACCCTTTCCTGTAG
- the agfg1b gene encoding arf-GAP domain and FG repeat-containing protein 1b isoform X4 produces MATSAKRKQEETHLKMLREMTSLPANRKCFDCDQRGPTYVNMTVGSFVCTTCSGILRGLNPPHRVKSISMTTFTHQEIEFLQKHSNEVCKHIWLGLYDDRTLVVPDFREPQKVKEFLQEKYEKKRWYVPPDQARAVASVQASVSGSSASSTGSTPEVQPLKTLQLNKTPLRQSPALGRSQAHSAAQEKKFDLLSDLGGDIFAAPPTQTSSSTNFANFAHFPSQSAPQGNSDTNFANFEAFGNTAIPSHLSTSPPSQSFSSGGGVPIPSMSSAVPAQSQPGSSREDRYAALAELDNELSSSATTASNVPGNLFGPVLGSSPAQNQPVLPSMQPGFGAVPSTNPFVAAAVAPEMATNPFQTNGRAPAAGGSSGRVIPFRRFNQPFPVAQLPLLASRGQHAAHIQRTRSVMQLVAVHFF; encoded by the exons ATGGCGACGAGTGCGAAGCGAAAGCAGGAGGAGACTCATCTGAAGATGCTCCGGGAAATGACTAGCCTGCCCGCGAATAGGAAATGCTTCGACTGCGACCAGCGCGGCCCGACCTATGTCAACATGACAGTGGGCTCCTTCGTCTGCACCACCTGCTCCGGCATCTT GCGAGGACTGAACCCCCCACACAGAGTGAAGTCCATCTCTATGACCACATTCACACATCAGGAAATTGAGTTCCTacagaaacacagcaacgaG GTCTGTAAACACATCTGGTTGGGCCTCTATGACGACAGGACATTAGTTGTTCCAGATTTCCGAGAACCACAGAAAGTAAAAGAGTTCCTTCAGGAAAAATACGAAAAGAAAAGATG GTATGTTCCTCCAGACCAGGCAAGGGCAGTAGCAAGTGTCCAGGCCTCTGTTTCTGGCTCCTCGGCCAGCAGCACCGGTAGTACCCCAGAAGTCCAACCCCTCAAGACACTGCAGCTCAACAAGACCCCACTCCGCCAG TCTCCAGCGCTTGGTCGTTCCCAGGCTCACAGCGCTGCTCAGGAGAAGAAGTTTGACTTGCTCTCTGACCTGGGAGGAGACATTTTTGCtgctccacccactcaaacTTCCAGCTCCACCAACTTTGCCAACTTTGCACATTTTCCCAGCCAGTCGG CACCTCAGGGTAATTCAGATACCAACTTTGCCAACTTTGAGGCATTTGGAAACACTGCAATTCCATCCCATCTGAGCACGTCACCCCCCTCACAGTCCTTTTCATCAG GGGGAGGTGTGCCAATTCCGTCAATGTCTAGTGCCGTCCCCGCCCAGTCCCAGCCagggagcagcagagaggatcGCTATGCTGCTCTGGCTGAGTTGGACAACGAGCTCAGCTCCTCTGCCACCACGGCCAGCAATGTGCCAGg GAACTTATTTGGACCTGTGCTTGGTTCATCGCCAGCCCAGAATCAGCCTGTGTTACCCAGCATGCAGCCTGGCTTTGGAG CCGTCCCATCTACAAATCCCTTCGTTGCTGCAGCCGTTGCCCCGGAGATGGCCACCAACCCTTTCCAGACCAATGGTAGAGCTCcagctgcag GCGGGAGCTCCGGCCGGGTCATTCCCTTCAGGCGGTTCAACCAACCCTTTCCTGTAGCACAACTCCCACTCCTtgccagcagagggcagcatgCAGCACATATTCAACGCACCCGTTCCGTCATGCAATTAGTGgcagtacattttttttaa
- the agfg1b gene encoding arf-GAP domain and FG repeat-containing protein 1b isoform X2, whose amino-acid sequence MATSAKRKQEETHLKMLREMTSLPANRKCFDCDQRGPTYVNMTVGSFVCTTCSGILRGLNPPHRVKSISMTTFTHQEIEFLQKHSNEVCKHIWLGLYDDRTLVVPDFREPQKVKEFLQEKYEKKRWYVPPDQARAVASVQASVSGSSASSTGSTPEVQPLKTLQLNKTPLRQSPALGRSQAHSAAQEKKFDLLSDLGGDIFAAPPTQTSSSTNFANFAHFPSQSGGGVPIPSMSSAVPAQSQPGSSREDRYAALAELDNELSSSATTASNVPGNLFGPVLGSSPAQNQPVLPSMQPGFGAVPSTNPFVAAAVAPEMATNPFQTNGRAPAAASFGTGSMSMPAGFGNASSYCLPTSFSGNFQQQFPGQAPIPYSQPGAYHPQSNGPAFPVYGQNKPSMTPFGQPMAGPGMSNNPFMAGAPAGSFPSGGSTNPFL is encoded by the exons ATGGCGACGAGTGCGAAGCGAAAGCAGGAGGAGACTCATCTGAAGATGCTCCGGGAAATGACTAGCCTGCCCGCGAATAGGAAATGCTTCGACTGCGACCAGCGCGGCCCGACCTATGTCAACATGACAGTGGGCTCCTTCGTCTGCACCACCTGCTCCGGCATCTT GCGAGGACTGAACCCCCCACACAGAGTGAAGTCCATCTCTATGACCACATTCACACATCAGGAAATTGAGTTCCTacagaaacacagcaacgaG GTCTGTAAACACATCTGGTTGGGCCTCTATGACGACAGGACATTAGTTGTTCCAGATTTCCGAGAACCACAGAAAGTAAAAGAGTTCCTTCAGGAAAAATACGAAAAGAAAAGATG GTATGTTCCTCCAGACCAGGCAAGGGCAGTAGCAAGTGTCCAGGCCTCTGTTTCTGGCTCCTCGGCCAGCAGCACCGGTAGTACCCCAGAAGTCCAACCCCTCAAGACACTGCAGCTCAACAAGACCCCACTCCGCCAG TCTCCAGCGCTTGGTCGTTCCCAGGCTCACAGCGCTGCTCAGGAGAAGAAGTTTGACTTGCTCTCTGACCTGGGAGGAGACATTTTTGCtgctccacccactcaaacTTCCAGCTCCACCAACTTTGCCAACTTTGCACATTTTCCCAGCCAGTCGG GGGGAGGTGTGCCAATTCCGTCAATGTCTAGTGCCGTCCCCGCCCAGTCCCAGCCagggagcagcagagaggatcGCTATGCTGCTCTGGCTGAGTTGGACAACGAGCTCAGCTCCTCTGCCACCACGGCCAGCAATGTGCCAGg GAACTTATTTGGACCTGTGCTTGGTTCATCGCCAGCCCAGAATCAGCCTGTGTTACCCAGCATGCAGCCTGGCTTTGGAG CCGTCCCATCTACAAATCCCTTCGTTGCTGCAGCCGTTGCCCCGGAGATGGCCACCAACCCTTTCCAGACCAATGGTAGAGCTCcagctgcag CGTCTTTTGGCACTGGCTCTATGAGCATGCCCGCCGGCTTTGGGAATGCGTCTTCCTACTGCCTCCCGACCAGTTTCAGCGGAAACTTCCAGCAGCAATTCCCTGGCCAGGCTCCCATCCCTTACTCTCAACCTGGGGCCTACCACCCTCAGTCTAATG GCCCTGCTTTCCCAGTCTACGGTCAGAACAAGCCCTCCATGACGCCCTTTGGGCAGCCCATGGCTGGCCCTGGCATGTCCAATAACCCATTCATG GCGGGAGCTCCGGCCGGGTCATTCCCTTCAGGCGGTTCAACCAACCCTTTCCTGTAG
- the fbxo36b gene encoding F-box only protein 36b isoform X2 has product MASLLTDPLFEISGNAPPPNRNYYNFVITKSAVIWRWWKISPRAVDRNSRPGEVKESHQDLLDDAWLQCEISMVFGRGILQYTKALCQGHYDYLERLSDSILMWIINYLELEDVGQLGRTSRRFRQLCGSQEFWEQAVRQRCCTVSAEEASLALEVGWRSMFFTSKLQLQKLISRRRLKTKEQQERQVSEPCAKIEVSPDESSETDQTSGSEEESHHGIIPHLSLGIDPVAGFDTSSSCDVDPDPNPEPQAGTDSSVLVPCQVIEDRKKCAVASPVQDDAVGSSRGDFFAEPDKTLN; this is encoded by the exons ATGGCGTCCCTTTTAACAGACCCGTTGTTTGAGATATCTGGAAACGCTCCTCCACCCAACaggaattattataattttgttATCACCAAGTCAGCT GTGATATGGAGATGGTGGAAGATATCTCCGAGAGCTGTAGACAGGAACTCCAGGCCTGGGGAGGTGAAGGAGTCTCACCAGGACTTGTTGGATGATGCTTGGCTGCAGT GTGAGATCAGTATGGTTTTTGGTCGTGGAATCTTGCAGTACACCAAGGCTTTGTGCCAAGGCCATTATGACTATCTAGAGCGCCTGTCTGACTCAATACTTATGTGGATAATAAATTATCTGGAACTAGAGGATGTGGGTCAGCTTGGACGGACGTCACGCAGGTTCAGGCAG CTGTGTGGCTCACAGGAGTTTTGGGAGCAGGCAGTGCGGCAGCGCTGCTGCACAGTATCAGCAGAGGAAGCATCTCTGGCGCTTGAGGTGGGCTGGCGCAGCATGTTTTTCACCAGcaagctgcagctgcagaagCTGATCAGCCGCAGGAGGCTGAAGACCAAGGAGCAACAAGAAAGACAGGTCTCTGAGCCATGTGCAAAGATTGAAGTATCTCCTGATGAAAGCTCAGAGACAGACCAGACATCCGGTTCTGAGGAGGAATCTCACCATGGCATTATCCCCCATCTAAGCCTTGGCATTGATCCTGTTGCTGGCTTTGACACTAGCTCTTCCTGTGATGTTGACCCTGACCCTAACCCTGAACCACAGGCTGGCACTGATTCCAGCGTGCTTGTACCTTGCCAAGTGATCGAGGACAGGAAGAAGTGTGCTGTGGCATCACCGGTGCAGGACGATGCAGTGGGCAGTAGTAGAGGAGACTTCTTTGCAGAGCCAGACAAGACACTGAATTAA
- the fbxo36b gene encoding F-box only protein 36b isoform X1, which produces MASLLTDPLFEISGNAPPPNRNYYNFVITKSAVIWRWWKISPRAVDRNSRPGEVKESHQDLLDDAWLQCTIMGFFPGEISMVFGRGILQYTKALCQGHYDYLERLSDSILMWIINYLELEDVGQLGRTSRRFRQLCGSQEFWEQAVRQRCCTVSAEEASLALEVGWRSMFFTSKLQLQKLISRRRLKTKEQQERQVSEPCAKIEVSPDESSETDQTSGSEEESHHGIIPHLSLGIDPVAGFDTSSSCDVDPDPNPEPQAGTDSSVLVPCQVIEDRKKCAVASPVQDDAVGSSRGDFFAEPDKTLN; this is translated from the exons ATGGCGTCCCTTTTAACAGACCCGTTGTTTGAGATATCTGGAAACGCTCCTCCACCCAACaggaattattataattttgttATCACCAAGTCAGCT GTGATATGGAGATGGTGGAAGATATCTCCGAGAGCTGTAGACAGGAACTCCAGGCCTGGGGAGGTGAAGGAGTCTCACCAGGACTTGTTGGATGATGCTTGGCTGCAGT GTACAATAATGGGCTTCTTCCCAGGTGAGATCAGTATGGTTTTTGGTCGTGGAATCTTGCAGTACACCAAGGCTTTGTGCCAAGGCCATTATGACTATCTAGAGCGCCTGTCTGACTCAATACTTATGTGGATAATAAATTATCTGGAACTAGAGGATGTGGGTCAGCTTGGACGGACGTCACGCAGGTTCAGGCAG CTGTGTGGCTCACAGGAGTTTTGGGAGCAGGCAGTGCGGCAGCGCTGCTGCACAGTATCAGCAGAGGAAGCATCTCTGGCGCTTGAGGTGGGCTGGCGCAGCATGTTTTTCACCAGcaagctgcagctgcagaagCTGATCAGCCGCAGGAGGCTGAAGACCAAGGAGCAACAAGAAAGACAGGTCTCTGAGCCATGTGCAAAGATTGAAGTATCTCCTGATGAAAGCTCAGAGACAGACCAGACATCCGGTTCTGAGGAGGAATCTCACCATGGCATTATCCCCCATCTAAGCCTTGGCATTGATCCTGTTGCTGGCTTTGACACTAGCTCTTCCTGTGATGTTGACCCTGACCCTAACCCTGAACCACAGGCTGGCACTGATTCCAGCGTGCTTGTACCTTGCCAAGTGATCGAGGACAGGAAGAAGTGTGCTGTGGCATCACCGGTGCAGGACGATGCAGTGGGCAGTAGTAGAGGAGACTTCTTTGCAGAGCCAGACAAGACACTGAATTAA